Genomic window (Sediminispirochaeta smaragdinae DSM 11293):
CCCCAGTTTCCGTAGGGGCCCGGCCACATATCGTAGCCTGCCTTGGTGGAGATGACCAACTCGTCCCGATAGGGGAGGAAATCCTGCTTGAAGATTTTCCCGAAGTTTTCTTCTGCCGATCCGTAAGGTGGTCCATAGTTGTTGGCCAGATCAAAGTGGGTGATTCCGAGATCAAAGGCACGGTGCAGCATGGCTCGCCCATTCTCAAGGCTATCAACCCCTCCGAAGTTATGCCATAGGCCCAGACTTATGATCGGCAGCTTCAAACCGCTTCTACCGCAACGGCGGTACTCCATCCGTTCGTATCGTTTTTCGTCTGCTTGGTAATTCATCTTTTAAATATATACAAAAGCGGGAAGGCGGACAAATTCGTATATAGTGTCCGGAATCCTGGTGGTGATATGTCCTTTTTATCGAGATTGCTCCAAATCGGTTGACGGATTGTCTTCAAACATTGGAAAATAGCTACCCGCAGGAGGATAGTACATGAAACGAGAAACGTGGGGCAGCAGAGCGGGATTTATCCTTGCTGCTGTCGGTTCCGCAATTGGTCTGGGAAATATTTGGCGATTTCCTTATATGGCCTTTGAAAATGGGGGAGGAGCCTTTCTTATCCCTTATTTCTTCGCCTTGGTTACAGCAGGGATCCCCATTTTGATACTGGAGTTTTCCCTCGGGCACAAAATGAAAGGGAGCGCTCCCTTTACCTTTGCAAAACTCAACAGAAAATGGGAATGGCTTGGTTGGTGGCAGGTGTTTATCAGTTTTGTCATTGCCGTCTATTATGTGGTTATTGTGGGCTGGGCCATCAGCTATGTGGGGTACTCCTTTACTCTGGCGTGGGGTGATAAGACGGTTGCCTTTTTTACGGGAGATTTTTTAGGTCTCACCGATAGTCCCTTTCACTTAGGGGGCTTTCGATGGGGAATCGTTGCAGCAACCCTTTTCGCATGGCTTGTAAGTTTTGTTGTGCTCTACGCAGGTGTAAAGTCGGGCATTGAAAAGGCTAACAAGATTTTCATGCCACTTTTAATTGTTATTCTGCTGATCGTTATGGTTCGTGGCGTTACCCTTCCCGGGGCCGCAGACGGCCTTGAACGGCTCTTTCGTCCTGATTTCAGCAAGATGCTCAGCGGCAGGGTCTGGATTGCCGCCTATGGCCAGATCTTTTTCAGCCTGAGCATTGCCTTTGCCATCATGCTCACCTATGCAAGCTATCTCCCGGAGAAGTCGGATATCGTCAATAATGCCTTTATGACGGGATTGTTGAACTGTGGTTTCAGTATTCTTTCGGGGATCACCGTGTTTAGCATTATCGGCTTTATGACGCAGCAGGCGGGGGGACAACTTCCTGAAAAACTGAGCGGGGTCTTTCTTGCTTTCGCCACCATTCCCCAGGCAATCAATCAACTCCCGACAATGAGTGTTCTTGTGGGAGTCCTCTTTTTCCTTTCTTTGACCTTTGCCGGGCTTTCGTCGTTTATATCGATTAATGAGGTCCTTGTCTCTTCTTTTGCCGACAAGCTTAATCTTCCCCGGAAAAAAGTAGTTGTCGGTTACACCCTCATTGCAGGCCTGGTAAGCCTTGTTTTTACCACAGGCGCCGGGCTTTATATCCTTGACATCGTCGATCATTGGGTCAACAACTTTGGCGTCGTGTTGTCGGGCTTGACGGAGCTTATCTTTATTGGTTGGATCTGTAAGCTCATTACGTTACGTGAACATTTTGAGCCCGTTTCCGACTTTAAAGTAGGCATGTGGTGGGAATTAACCGTTAAGTTTGTTACCCCCTTTGTCTTAGCCGTTACCGCGGTTCAGGGCTTTATTCAGGAGTTCACCAGCCCCTATGGTGGTTACCAGCTTGGACCGCTTATCGCATACGGTTGGGCCGTTGTATTGCTCATCGTTATCTTGGGTGTTGTCTTCGGTAAAACAAAATGGGCCGATCCCGGAGCCTTCGCAACATCGAAAGCACAGAGCTAAGGAGGATATATGTCTATTGGAGCCATTATTTTTATGATTTTTGGGCTTCTGCTCACCTGGGGTGGGGCCGCAGTTTGTATTTCGATTGCATTGCGCAAGCGGGATTTGTAGATTCTGGGAATACATGAATCATTGGGGACGAACAATGGTTTCGTCCCTATTTTTTTACCATGGAGCGTGCCGGGAATGGCTGATCGTACTTCTGTGAGGCCGAAGGCTCTCCTCTTTTCCCTCCCTTCTGTTTTCTATGGTATACTTTTTTCTGAACACAAAATGTATGGAGGAGGGTACTTATCATGTCCCGTTCTCTGCGATTTCCCCAGATCGAGCAGCTGCTGCTTGACCATCCGGAAGGCCTGCATCGGGCAGATATCGCCCGACGCCTCGGAGTACACAAATCCACCATCGGCCGGGATATCACCCTGCTTACCAGCCAGCTGCCCCTGATCGAAGAAGCCGATGGTCGCATCCGTCTGGATCGTCACGGCTATCTTCACACCATTCACCTTACCATGCATGAGCTTGAGGCGCTCCATCTTTCCGCCCGACTTTTTTCCAAGGTAATGCGATTTCCCTTTCCCCATGCCTCGGCTGCCCTGCGTAAATTAGCCGACGCTCAGGGGCGGGTGAGCCCAGCCCTTGCTGCTCGAATACGGGACACTGCTGAGGAGTTGGATGAATTTATCTCAGCATCTTCGGGAGATTACGCTGCCTACCGGAAGGTGATCGAGGAGCTCGGCATTGCAATATCCGAAATGCGGCCGGTGAAGATCAGCCACTTTTCCCGGGAAAAACAAAGCACGAGACAATTTCACCTTTTTCCTGTTACCCTCGAACCCCATCCCGAAGGCAAGGCCGTCCATCTCATCGGCTGGGACCTGGATGCTGAAGAGCCCTTCTTCCGCACCATCAAAACCGAACGGATCGACTCGGTGATTCTGGAGGCCTCTGATCCTGATCTCTTTGCCTGCATCCCCACCGAACGCATGATGGAAGGGCTCCGCAACGCCTGGAGCATCTGGAGCACCGATGCTCCTCCCATTCCGGTACGTCTCTGCTTCTCTTCGGTGGTGGCAGACCGGGTTGCCGAGACCCAGTGGCACAGCAGTCAGAATCTCGACTACCTGCCCGACGGCCGCCTTATCTGGTCAGCGCTCATCGCCGAACCCAAGGAGATGTACCCCTGGATCCGCGGCTGGGGCCCCGACGTCGAAATCCTCGAGCCTGAGGATTTACGCCTGCGGCACAGAAGCGATCTTGAACGCGGGGTGGCGCTCTATGCCGAAAAGGGGACAACGGATGTGTAGATGTTTTCCTTTCCGCAAGAAAAAAATTGCAGAAAACTATTTTGGGTTGCGGTAGGTGCAACGGGGAGGAGGGAGAATGATGACAACTCTTATGGGGCCAAGAAAAATGTTGTGTCCCTGAAAGCTTTTGTGGGAGTGATAACATGGGGAAAGAATTGTTAGCGCATGTAAAACAGAATGATGACAAAGAATGGCAAATACACACTTTAGAAGACCACCTTAAAGGTGTCGCAGTATTATCTGCTAAGTTTACAAGCTGTTTTGGCCTGGAAAAACTTGCATTTATTCAGGGCCTAACCCACGATGCAGGAAAGGCCAGTGATGATTTTCAGCAGAAAATAGCCGGGAAAAGCGGATATGATTCGGATGCCCATGTAAGCACAGCCGTCGATCACTCCACTGCCGGGGCCCAGTACGTCATTGAAAAATATGGAGAAGGTGCAATCCCTCTTGCCTATTCAATAATGGGGCATCATGGCGGGCTTCCGAACGGATATGACGAAAATGATTCCTGTCTGGAAAAACGCCTTGAGAAAGAGGTCTCTGAATATAAAACCAATTTGCCGGATGAGAACCTTCCGGATACTATTTTGCCCTCTGATTACCTGCCAAAGAAAAGCCTAAAACCTCCGAAAGTCCATTTTTTGATCCGGATGTTATACTCGGCCCTC
Coding sequences:
- a CDS encoding helix-turn-helix transcriptional regulator, whose protein sequence is MSRSLRFPQIEQLLLDHPEGLHRADIARRLGVHKSTIGRDITLLTSQLPLIEEADGRIRLDRHGYLHTIHLTMHELEALHLSARLFSKVMRFPFPHASAALRKLADAQGRVSPALAARIRDTAEELDEFISASSGDYAAYRKVIEELGIAISEMRPVKISHFSREKQSTRQFHLFPVTLEPHPEGKAVHLIGWDLDAEEPFFRTIKTERIDSVILEASDPDLFACIPTERMMEGLRNAWSIWSTDAPPIPVRLCFSSVVADRVAETQWHSSQNLDYLPDGRLIWSALIAEPKEMYPWIRGWGPDVEILEPEDLRLRHRSDLERGVALYAEKGTTDV
- a CDS encoding MetS family NSS transporter small subunit: MSIGAIIFMIFGLLLTWGGAAVCISIALRKRDL
- a CDS encoding sodium-dependent transporter, whose product is MKRETWGSRAGFILAAVGSAIGLGNIWRFPYMAFENGGGAFLIPYFFALVTAGIPILILEFSLGHKMKGSAPFTFAKLNRKWEWLGWWQVFISFVIAVYYVVIVGWAISYVGYSFTLAWGDKTVAFFTGDFLGLTDSPFHLGGFRWGIVAATLFAWLVSFVVLYAGVKSGIEKANKIFMPLLIVILLIVMVRGVTLPGAADGLERLFRPDFSKMLSGRVWIAAYGQIFFSLSIAFAIMLTYASYLPEKSDIVNNAFMTGLLNCGFSILSGITVFSIIGFMTQQAGGQLPEKLSGVFLAFATIPQAINQLPTMSVLVGVLFFLSLTFAGLSSFISINEVLVSSFADKLNLPRKKVVVGYTLIAGLVSLVFTTGAGLYILDIVDHWVNNFGVVLSGLTELIFIGWICKLITLREHFEPVSDFKVGMWWELTVKFVTPFVLAVTAVQGFIQEFTSPYGGYQLGPLIAYGWAVVLLIVILGVVFGKTKWADPGAFATSKAQS